GCGACATTCTCGGGACATACCGTGACCACGGCATCCGTCACATCGTGGCGCTGCGTGGCGATCTGCCCTCGGGCATGGGCGAAATCGGCGAGTTCCGCTATGCGTCGGAACTGGTCGAATTCATTCGCGCGGAGACGGGCGACTGGTTCCACATCGAAGTGGCGGCCTACCCCGAATATCACCCGCAGGCGAAGTCGCCGCGCCTCGATCTGGAGCATTTCGCCAACAAGGTGAAGGCGGGCGCCAATGCGGCCATCACCCAGTACTTCTTCAACGCGGACGCCTATTTCCGTTTCGTCGACGACGTTTCCCGTCTGGGCGTGAACGTGCCGATCGTGCCGGGCATCATGCCGATCACGAATTACTCGCAGATGATGCGTTTCTCGGAGATGTGCGGCGCCGAAGTGCCGCGCTGGATCGCCAAGCGTCTCGAAGGGTTCGGCGACGACCGCGAGTCGATCCGTGCCTTCGGGCTCGATGTGGTCTCGGCGCTGTGCGAACGCTTGCTCAGGGAAGGCGCGCCGGGGCTGCATTTCTATACGCTCAACGCGGCTTCGGCGACCAAGGCGATGTGGCAACGCCTCGGGCTGTAACCGCCGCCGCGACGATCACGGGCGGCAGGTCGGCAGAGTGGCGCGCAATCGTTCGCTATCCGGCGGAAGGTTGGAAGTCAATCTCGATCACAATTAAGCAATTTCCTAATCAAAAACACCACAAATAGGCGGTTTGCTAGGGATTTGGCGTGTTGTTCCTCGGGTGAAGCTTCAGTAATATCCCTCGTGGGCTCGGCGGCGGATCGCCGCCGGGCGTCTACTCAAAACCCGAGGAGCCTATGAAACAGACCCACACCCTGCGTTTGCTTTTGGCTGCAACCGTGCTTGCCGGCGCGGCAGTGATCCCGCCCGCGGCAGCCGTCGAGCTCCCGAACAACACCCTCGTGTACTGCTCCGAGGGCAGCCCTGCCGGTTTCGATCCGG
This is a stretch of genomic DNA from Pandoraea faecigallinarum. It encodes these proteins:
- the metF gene encoding methylenetetrahydrofolate reductase [NAD(P)H], with the translated sequence MTQPSFSFEFFPPKTADGAEKLRATRQQLFPLGPKFVSVTFGAGGSTQRGTLDTVIEIQREGVDAAPHLSCVGSTRENIRDILGTYRDHGIRHIVALRGDLPSGMGEIGEFRYASELVEFIRAETGDWFHIEVAAYPEYHPQAKSPRLDLEHFANKVKAGANAAITQYFFNADAYFRFVDDVSRLGVNVPIVPGIMPITNYSQMMRFSEMCGAEVPRWIAKRLEGFGDDRESIRAFGLDVVSALCERLLREGAPGLHFYTLNAASATKAMWQRLGL